The following proteins are co-located in the Candidatus Woesearchaeota archaeon genome:
- a CDS encoding aminotransferase class I/II-fold pyridoxal phosphate-dependent enzyme, with translation MMGKEKFYELLRVEIARIDEVQTDKRHEKIISGFRNGRAVINGKEYLIFNSNDYLGLRHNAKIKRAEEEASKTYGAGPGAVRFISGTMQIHRDLEKALAKFHGREEGMIFSSAFAANMAVLHCIIKGQSRDSVVHPDTLVISDELNHRSIIDGIRVAGLDKDHKMIFRHMDLEDLDKVLSENKGKFKRVLIVTDGIFSMLGEHQDIGKMQEICDKHDNDYEEGIITVVDDSHGVAGFGKTGRGCEEASNGKCDLLVGTLGKGFGADGGYVVGDKTMVDYLRESSATYIYSNPFSPGTAGASLASVNLVDSAEGHRLLHNLNSNISYFKEKATKLGFKFACDSSHPIQPLLIGDTAKTKALTKALFEAGILVTNINFPVVPKGRDEIRVQISAAHSREELDAFIEKMATAGKKLGII, from the coding sequence ATGATGGGCAAGGAAAAATTTTACGAACTGTTAAGGGTGGAAATTGCCAGGATTGATGAAGTGCAGACAGACAAAAGGCACGAGAAAATAATCAGCGGCTTCAGGAACGGCAGGGCAGTAATAAATGGGAAAGAATACCTTATATTCAATTCCAATGATTACCTTGGCCTGCGGCATAATGCAAAGATCAAGCGTGCAGAGGAAGAGGCCTCGAAAACATACGGCGCGGGCCCGGGTGCAGTAAGGTTTATTTCAGGGACAATGCAAATCCACCGCGACCTTGAGAAGGCGCTGGCAAAATTCCATGGAAGGGAAGAAGGCATGATATTCTCATCTGCATTTGCAGCGAACATGGCAGTGCTGCACTGCATCATAAAGGGGCAGAGCCGTGATTCTGTTGTGCACCCGGACACGCTTGTAATCTCTGACGAGCTGAACCACAGGAGCATAATTGATGGAATAAGGGTGGCCGGGCTTGACAAAGACCATAAGATGATATTCAGGCATATGGACCTGGAAGATTTGGACAAAGTGCTCTCAGAAAATAAGGGCAAGTTCAAGCGCGTCCTCATTGTGACCGACGGTATTTTCAGCATGCTGGGCGAGCACCAGGACATTGGAAAAATGCAGGAAATCTGCGACAAGCACGATAATGATTATGAGGAAGGAATCATCACGGTTGTTGATGACAGCCATGGAGTTGCAGGATTTGGAAAAACAGGAAGAGGGTGCGAAGAGGCGTCAAACGGGAAATGCGACTTACTGGTCGGGACGCTTGGCAAGGGATTTGGGGCTGACGGCGGCTATGTTGTCGGCGACAAGACAATGGTTGACTATCTGCGGGAGTCATCCGCAACTTACATCTACTCAAACCCGTTTTCACCTGGCACGGCAGGCGCTTCATTGGCTTCTGTCAATCTTGTTGACAGCGCAGAGGGCCACAGGCTTTTGCATAACCTTAACTCAAACATCTCTTATTTTAAGGAAAAGGCAACCAAGCTCGGCTTCAAATTTGCCTGTGACTCTTCACACCCAATACAGCCTTTGCTGATTGGCGACACAGCCAAAACAAAGGCGCTGACCAAGGCATTATTCGAGGCCGGCATCCTTGTGACAAACATAAATTTTCCAGTTGTCCCGAAAGGCAGGGATGAGATAAGGGTGCAAATCAGCGCTGCTCATTCAAGGGAAGAGCTCGATGCATTCATAGAAAAGATGGCAACAGCAGGGAAGAAATTAGGAATCATATAA
- a CDS encoding NAD-dependent epimerase/dehydratase family protein, which produces MDKILVTGAFGQIGSDLIPELQKKHGRDNVICLAHKNVPEDFHGIVEHGDVRKKEEIQSLIAKHKITQIYHLAGMISAVGEKNPQLAWDINMNGLKTILDICVENKLKLFWPSSIAIFGPTTPKDNTPQRTVAEPTTIYGVAKYAGELLCQYYHLKFNLDVRSLRYPGIISWKAEPGGGTTDYAVAFYYDALLKGHYTCFVREDTVLPMMYMDDAIRATLMLMDAPAEKIKVRTSYNLAAISFSAKEQEEDIRKHIPGFRADYAPDSRQKIADSWPRIIDDSEARKDWGWKHEFTLPKMTEVMLKHLKAKLRK; this is translated from the coding sequence ATGGATAAAATACTCGTGACAGGCGCATTTGGCCAGATTGGTTCTGACTTGATTCCGGAACTGCAGAAAAAGCATGGCAGGGACAATGTCATTTGCCTTGCCCACAAGAACGTCCCTGAAGATTTTCATGGGATTGTCGAGCATGGCGATGTTAGAAAAAAAGAGGAAATCCAGTCATTGATTGCCAAGCATAAAATAACTCAAATCTATCATCTTGCTGGCATGATCTCTGCAGTCGGCGAAAAAAACCCACAATTGGCCTGGGACATAAACATGAATGGCCTCAAGACAATCCTTGACATATGTGTTGAGAATAAACTTAAGCTGTTCTGGCCGAGCTCAATTGCGATTTTTGGCCCGACAACGCCGAAAGACAACACGCCGCAAAGAACTGTCGCCGAGCCGACCACAATTTATGGCGTTGCCAAATATGCAGGGGAACTCCTCTGCCAATATTATCACCTCAAATTCAATCTTGATGTCAGAAGCCTGAGATATCCTGGTATCATCAGCTGGAAGGCAGAGCCGGGCGGAGGGACAACTGACTATGCAGTCGCATTCTATTATGATGCCCTGTTAAAAGGCCACTACACCTGCTTTGTGAGGGAAGATACAGTGCTTCCCATGATGTATATGGACGATGCAATCAGGGCAACATTGATGCTGATGGACGCGCCGGCTGAAAAAATAAAGGTCAGGACAAGCTACAACCTTGCGGCAATAAGCTTTTCAGCCAAGGAGCAGGAAGAAGACATCAGAAAGCACATTCCGGGATTCAGGGCAGATTATGCGCCGGACAGCAGGCAGAAAATTGCTGATTCATGGCCGAGAATCATCGATGATTCTGAGGCAAGGAAGGATTGGGGATGGAAGCATGAATTCACCCTCCCAAAAATGACTGAAGTGATGCTTAAGCATCTCAAAGCGAAATTAAGGAAGTGA
- a CDS encoding winged helix-turn-helix transcriptional regulator, which produces MNEIYKIHAEMCKVFSNPTRLEILNLLSDKEMSVTELIKKTKLSQANISQHLSIMKSKGIAISDRKGKNIYYRLTNPKIIKAFDIIREVLRERLRSRML; this is translated from the coding sequence ATGAATGAGATATACAAGATTCATGCGGAGATGTGCAAGGTATTCTCAAACCCCACAAGATTGGAAATATTGAATCTTTTGAGCGACAAGGAAATGTCAGTGACAGAGCTCATTAAGAAAACAAAATTGAGCCAGGCTAATATTTCCCAGCATTTATCCATTATGAAATCAAAAGGGATTGCCATTTCGGACAGAAAAGGAAAAAACATCTATTACAGGCTTACGAATCCAAAAATCATCAAAGCTTTTGATATAATCAGGGAAGTGTTAAGGGAAAGATTGAGAAGCAGGATGCTGTAA
- a CDS encoding SHOCT domain-containing protein, whose translation MGGYGMMGFGMGFGFPFMLIFWGVSIWLVVALINGGQPSKKEEDPSIILKKRYASGEISKKQYVEMKKELK comes from the coding sequence ATGGGAGGCTACGGCATGATGGGCTTTGGAATGGGATTCGGATTCCCCTTTATGTTGATTTTCTGGGGAGTGTCAATTTGGCTTGTTGTTGCCCTTATCAACGGAGGTCAGCCAAGCAAGAAAGAGGAAGACCCATCAATCATACTTAAAAAAAGATATGCTTCCGGAGAAATATCAAAAAAGCAATATGTGGAAATGAAAAAGGAACTGAAGTGA
- a CDS encoding DUF302 domain-containing protein, with product MTMKTDDFAYIVETKKSFDDAVVSVLKAVEQKGWALFQVYDVKERLAAKGFSQKPLKIIEICSGKYANQFLNKNRLISLCMPCKINVLEENEKVKIAGMKPTMISQFFSEVDRKEAEQVEKDVIEMVDNAR from the coding sequence ATGACAATGAAAACTGATGATTTCGCATACATTGTTGAAACAAAAAAAAGTTTTGATGATGCCGTTGTTTCCGTTTTAAAGGCTGTTGAGCAAAAAGGCTGGGCATTATTTCAGGTTTATGATGTCAAGGAAAGGCTGGCTGCTAAGGGGTTTAGCCAAAAGCCGCTAAAAATAATCGAAATCTGCTCAGGCAAATATGCAAATCAGTTCCTAAACAAAAATAGGTTAATCTCCCTGTGCATGCCATGCAAAATCAATGTTCTGGAGGAAAATGAAAAAGTAAAGATAGCCGGGATGAAACCGACCATGATTTCTCAATTCTTTTCAGAAGTAGACAGGAAGGAAGCCGAGCAAGTTGAAAAGGATGTGATTGAGATGGTTGATAACGCGAGGTAA
- a CDS encoding DsrE family protein, whose amino-acid sequence MKIGIILNTNDAETSWNCFRFGNEAIGKNHSVRVFLLGKGVEVESVKDAKFPLLDGSIRKFVKNSGVILACGTCLKIRGKEESSICPISAMEDLLKLVEESDKIVTFG is encoded by the coding sequence ATGAAAATAGGCATAATTTTAAACACAAATGATGCAGAAACCAGCTGGAATTGCTTTCGGTTTGGAAATGAGGCTATTGGCAAAAATCATTCAGTGAGGGTATTTCTCCTTGGGAAGGGGGTTGAGGTTGAAAGTGTAAAAGATGCAAAATTTCCTCTGCTTGATGGCTCAATTAGGAAATTCGTAAAAAATAGCGGCGTTATTCTTGCTTGTGGGACTTGCTTGAAGATAAGGGGAAAAGAAGAAAGCAGTATATGCCCCATTTCCGCAATGGAAGATTTGTTAAAGTTAGTTGAAGAGTCTGATAAGATTGTGACATTTGGTTAG
- a CDS encoding SET domain-containing protein-lysine N-methyltransferase has translation MEHLENEHAILKQSSIHNMGVFAKAEITPGTKVIEYIGEKISKEEGTRRSDATEALAKTRHDIGSTYIFELNDEWDIDGDVPGNLAKYINHSCEPNCNIMFDDNKIYIVANKEIKAGEELTYNYGFDEEDYQDHPCRCNSPNCVGYILGQEHWHILKNEKGLKHEARESGIMVEIRN, from the coding sequence ATGGAACATTTGGAAAACGAGCATGCAATTTTGAAGCAGTCATCAATCCATAATATGGGCGTATTTGCCAAGGCTGAAATAACTCCGGGAACAAAGGTCATAGAATATATAGGTGAAAAGATAAGCAAAGAAGAGGGCACAAGGCGCTCCGATGCCACTGAAGCGCTGGCCAAGACCAGGCATGATATTGGGAGCACATACATATTTGAGCTTAACGATGAGTGGGATATCGACGGGGATGTGCCCGGCAACCTGGCCAAGTACATAAACCACTCCTGCGAGCCCAATTGCAACATAATGTTCGATGACAACAAGATATACATTGTTGCCAACAAGGAAATAAAAGCCGGCGAGGAGCTTACTTATAATTATGGGTTTGATGAGGAAGACTACCAGGACCATCCCTGCCGCTGCAATTCACCCAATTGCGTTGGCTATATTCTTGGGCAGGAGCACTGGCATATCCTGAAGAATGAAAAAGGATTGAAGCATGAAGCTCGGGAATCTGGCATTATGGTTGAAATAAGAAACTAA